One segment of Ziziphus jujuba cultivar Dongzao chromosome 12, ASM3175591v1 DNA contains the following:
- the LOC107429291 gene encoding 21 kDa protein yields the protein MRTPFIFLICLWLATSLTAAYAEETPSPTNNNENSTDFIRTSCGTTLYPKLCYTSLSRYASAIQQNPAQLALVAMHVTLSKSKHMTTYISNLTRQADYGANPRTISALHDCFSNFGDAVDEINGSVKQMKNLGVGGGGDGQSLRFQLSNVQTWMSAALTDQETCTDGFEDVPECPIKKDVCNKATYVKQHTSNALALINSYAAKVTP from the coding sequence ATGAGAACTCCGTTTATCTTCCTCATCTGTCTTTGGTTGGCGACGAGCTTAACGGCCGCCTATGCAGAGGAAACCCCATCTCCGACGAACAACAACGAGAACAGCACGGATTTCATCCGCACAAGCTGCGGAACGACACTGTACCCCAAGCTATGCTACACGTCGCTCTCTCGCTACGCCAGCGCGATCCAGCAGAACCCGGCTCAGCTAGCACTCGTTGCCATGCACGTGACCTTAAGCAAATCCAAGCACATGACCACCTACATCTCCAACCTCACGCGCCAAGCCGACTACGGAGCCAATCCCCGAACCATCTCGGCTCTCCACGACTGCTTCTCCAACTTCGGCGACGCCGTCGATGAGATCAACGGCTCGGTCAAGCAGATGAAAAATCTCGGCGTCGGGGGCGGCGGAGACGGACAGAGCCTGCGGTTTCAGCTGAGCAACGTACAGACGTGGATGAGCGCGGCGCTCACGGACCAGGAGACTTGTACGGACGGGTTCGAGGACGTTCCGGAATGTCCGATTAAGAAGGACGTTTGCAATAAGGCGACGTACGTTAAGCAGCACACCAGCAATGCGCTTGCGCTTATCAACAGCTACGCCGCGAAAGTGACGCCGTAA